Within the Vigna angularis cultivar LongXiaoDou No.4 chromosome 10, ASM1680809v1, whole genome shotgun sequence genome, the region TCTATCAGAGAAATTTGAAGGGACTTTGATTTGATTGGATAGGAAAAAAGTGCTTTAGCTAGTGATTCCATCAgaaaaatgttaattatcaacatgtttttcaaaattcaataataaaagggaaaaaggaaatatttatttttggttagtATTTGTTCGAGATATAGTATACCTTTCAAATCCCTCTCCTCGGTCACCAAACCACATGGACATGATGGTTTATGCGTGAACGTAATAAATCAGGGATGCGCAGATTTAGTTTTTCAAACCACATTCTTCTTATGATTAACATCAACTTATACTAATAAATTGTATGTTATCATTATTAGTCATAATATTAACAtctcaaaaacataaaaaaacacactaaatttatgataaaattacacAGTACACATAACacattcattataaaaaaaactatataaaaatatagctaaataataataaatttataatttcattcacaaaaatcattttatattttaaattttatattctagAAAAAGAATTATtcgatatattaaaaaatttatcattaattaattctcttacattaaaaaaaacattaaaatttattaacttttctaaaagtatttattttgaaggatttaaaattaacaatttttgaCTTATTCCtactaaattttcttcttacttAAAATGGTTTATTAGAACTTTTCAACTCATGAAACacatttagtttatttaaaagttaatttcttaataatcataatattaatataatttttatctagTTTTATTATAGTAACTTGTGcgtattgttattattattatttaaatttttataaattaatttattgggTCATTTATTGGGTCCATCGAGGAGAGGGGGTTCACCAAAAAGACAGAAACATCAATGAAATATAAGACtaaggtttaatacctcttttggtccctcgaaatgGGGCAAATGTTCAATTGCGTCCTACGTTTTTTTCGAAGTTTAATGTGTTCCcgacttttgaaaaaaatgtgcaATTAAGTCCTTTTTGGTAAGggcgttaattttttaacgggCCAGAGCCAGCTAACAGGGTGGATTGAAGTTTGCAACGTGTCTACTGTGTAAGGGTAAACGTGTCTTTTAATTCTAATGCATCCTTTAATACTTGatagattatttttaactaaatatatatatgcagCAAATACATCATTGAgtaatttaatatacatttcaCTCAATTACATTTTCAGTAAATTATAATTTCGGTCTTCTAAATCTATTATTCAAATTTACtctctaattttttaattaactaatgCTTTATTTTTCTAGTCTTTGAGATGAACAATTAAATTGCTCTTaattattaacttaaatatCATCAACAAAATATTATCTCAAACATTTCTTACTTCTCTCCAAAGGAAGTAAAAAATGTGCAATTAAGTCCTTTTTGGTAAcggcgttaattttttaacgggCCAAGGCCAGTTAACAGGGTGGACTGAAGTTTGCAACGTGTCTGCTGTGTAAGGGTAAACGTGTCTTTTAATTCTAATGCATCCTTTAATACTTGatagattatttttaactaaaaatatatgcagCAAATACATCATTgagtaatttaaaatacatttcacTCAATTACATTTTCAGTAAATTATAATTTCGGTCTTCTAAATCTATTATTCAAATTTActctctaatttttttaattaactgtTCTAATTAGATCTTCCCATAATTCGTAATGCTTTATTTTTCTAGTCTTTGAGATGAACAATTAAATTGCTCTTaattattaacttaaatatCATCAACAAAATATTATCTCAGACATTTCTTACTTCTCTCCAAaggaattaagaaattttttgcGTTTGTATTTCGTTTGAATTAAGAACGAGAAAATATAAGTTTGAGGTTGTCGTGTAATCGGAATAGCTTCCtctgaaattgaaattagaAAATCTGTGAAGATGGTGAAGGGTTGATGGAGATGTTCTTTTGTAGCATCCATTTTCCTCAACCTTCTAAAAACCCTTCGAATTTGCTCCTTCTTTCTGGTCCTCTCTGCTTTTTCAATTTGCATTCAATGTAGCACTTCACTCCCATAACGTCATCTTCATTTCCAACCGCCAAAGATTGGATTCCAAACCCCCTTTTCTTTTGCAGGTCACCAATCTCTCtgctttttttttccttttcgtTTCTGCTAACTTGCTGTTTCCAATTCATTCTGCAGATTTCAGCTTCAGGAAAACCCTTATTTCAAGACACTTCCTCCACAATGATAAATCCCCAAATCATAATTTCTCTGGAACCCAAACCCTAACCTCTGATTTATTAACCACAATAATATACACATGTTTACACAGCCACGTATTACCCTCACACAACCACGTATTAACCTTCCCCAGACACGTTGCAAACTTCAGTCCACCCTGGTAGCTGGcccgttaaaaaattaacgccgTTAACAAAAAGGacttaattgtatatttttttcaaaagtcgAGAACACATTGAACTTCAAAAAAAACGTAGGACGCAATTGAACATTTGTtccctttcgagggaccaaaagaggtattaaacctaagactaattatataaaaaaaatgacatcaCTCTCTATCCAAAACTTAAAAGATAATGAGTTAGAGagtcttttatctttatataatactttacttttttatttatataaaacatgGGACTTAATTCAcacttaaatttcaaaacatttttcatcATATAAACTTAAGATCGAGTACATGCttatactaaataatatataatagatattttatcttttataatcaCGTTTTATGTTTATTGATGTTTTAGTTGAACTAAATAAATtgtctttataattttataaagacAATATTACTGTTTTATAACGTGGAGATATAATAAGATATATTGTTTCTGGATGGATGTATATCAGAAATAATTACATTCGGTATTTGACCTTACATTTAGGTATTTGACCTTGTCAACTCTTTTGGTGTACCTCGATGCAGTGTCATGAGTTGAGTTAATATATTACGTACACGTAGATGGGACCtcaacaaaagtaaaataataataataatacttatttgTTCTCAcatctttaaatattttgaatctttttattttttcagaaatgTTGAAGTAATTATATCCTTATTTGCATGAACCACCGTTGGTGCATCTGATGTTTTTATATGCTAGAAATTACGAATATTCAAGACCCAGATTTTGAATGGTTCCCTCTTCCTTTTCATTATGCAGTTACAGTTTATGGTAAGTCTCAGTCACGGACTCATCCAAACCCATTTGAACTTATCTGGAGcctacatacacacacacacacatatatatatatatatatatatatatatatatatatagagatatATATAGCAAACTTCAACAACTACTCTCAATGTAATTTAATGCAGACAGAGAGCAAGAAAGAGAGTGCAGTTGCATACTGCAAAGTCACACACAGCTCATCATCATGAACCACTCACGCAATGACCAAAGAAAGAGCTCAATAACTATAACAACACAATCAAGCACTGAAGATTGAATAAacattcatattatattattatattataattatgttaagGTTCCTGTTATTACTAGCTTAATAAGTTAAATCTGAACCTTGCATGGTATCAAATCTTCGGTGATAATAAATATTCCATCTTCTTTTCTACCTTGTATATTATGACACATCCACTACCACCTCCTACCTCATTCCTAATCTCTCCACGTTAGCTACTTTCTTCAATACAGCAGCACAACCAAAATCACTACGTGCCCACCTCCTCTTTTCCCTTCCCATCTTCACTTTCTGCCTTTTTGCAAACGTACATTGCAGTTTGCAGTTGCAGGGCACCTTCTTGTGTTAGCTACTACTAGTTTTTGCTTACTTTTCAGAaaagggttattcttcttttttcttttctcttttttctggCCAGAATGTCAGACCGGGGTACCTTCTCCGGTGACTCGGCCGTGGATGCTAAGAGCAAAAAGGAACACAAAGTTTCTCTGCTGAAACTCTTCTCTTTTGCTGACTTCTATGACTGTGTCTTAATGGCCTTTGGATCTGTTGGGGCATGTATACATGGTGCTTCTGTTCCcgttttctttatcttctttggCAAGTTGATCAATGTCATAGGCTTGGCCTATCTTTTCCCCAAGGAAGCTTCTCACAAAGTTGCCAAGGTTTGTAGCAACAACTAACAACCTTTTCTCCTGTCCTCTTCCATATTAACCTTCCAAGGTAGTAACTGTTTGGCTggaaaaaaaacaacactttCTGTCAATTGAAGGCTAATTTGGACTTAACTATTGCATTCAAGAAATGTAACTATCTTACTAGCTGCATGTTTTAATGTGATACTTGTTTTCAATTTTGCAGTACTCTATGGATTTTGTGTATCTAAGTGTAGCAATATTGTTTTCATCTTGGATAGGTATGAAAATAGCCAAGTCAAAAATCATGTGTTATCTCAGTTGATTTAATTTTGTCAAATCTTAGTAActaaagaatataattaattaatattgatgtTGGATTGATCATATAGAGGTCGCTTGTTGGATGCATACTGGGGAACGTCAAGCTGCAAAGATGAGAATGGCTTATTTGAAGTCAATGTTGAATCAAGATATAAGTCTATTTGACACCGAGGCATCAACAGGAGAGGTTATTTCTGCCATCACCAGTGACATTATCATCGTTCAAGATGCACTATCCGAGAAGGTATGCATTTTAACCCATATTTCTTACTGCTTCCATGCATTTCTGAATGTTTTTCCTATCCTCATTACATATAAACTAAGAAGTTGTACAAAAACTTATTCCCAtgtcaatttcaattttaatctcattcagttttttttgtttttttctggCTTCTTCAATCCATCTGGTGAAATTGTTTTCATTAATCATTATTAATTGCCGCTTCAACTTTGTTCGGACAATTTTTAGTTTATGGAGCCTTCCCCTATTCTTCGCTTCCCCAAACCAGTAAgagacataattttttttaagaagatttttcttcatgtaatttaaataaCAGGTAAGACTACAATTAATTGTTATTAAGAAAGTTTCCCTTGAATAtagatttgaaaatagaaatattttgaaaaagaacaTTGAATACACCTATTAAGATATAATAAATGCTGTTATTTGGGTAACAGCGCGGTGGGTTGGGGAATTTCACTTGAAGCGGTAAAATAATAACTTCAGCATTTGGCGTTTCTTATGGTTATGTTCTTCCCTTCTTCCGCGCCTGTGTTTTGTCTCTGACATCATTGATATACGAAAATCGAACAGTGTGGATTTAATGCATCCGATAGCATTTATGCGCCCGGTCGATATGGTTGCGTTGGTTTTAAGGTTTTGAGTTTTTAACCTGAGCTGCATGTGCCTCCAATAAAATGCACACTTACTTTAGGATGCATGCAATTATGATTCAGCATCTACCAACAGTATCTCTGTGACCATTCACCAGACACGTAGCCACAACCATATGCCACACTAAACCATTTCTATGGTTTTAATCCATTTCAATTAATGGAACAATTTTTGTGGTCATTTACGTTTTAACATTCGAAGAGTTCAACGTTAATTGTTTATCAGAAGACCATTAAACTTTGTCAACTTAATCTATTGTGGCATTATATGATGAAATAATAAAAGCTGTTGCACATTCTAAATTAATTAGCTTTTTTCATGGGTTTTCTCCTGTGTATTTCGTTACATGGATAGAATTACTTctaaataagtattttaaaacttaacGAATGCATGTTAAACGTAAAAAGATTGATAATAGTTGAAGATTGGAATTTACAGGTGGGGAACTTCATGCACTACATAAGCCGATTTTTAGCAGGGTTTATTATTGGGTTTGTTAGAGTGTGGCAGATAAGTCTTGTGACTCTTTCAATTGTACCTTTGATTGCCCTTGCTGGAGGTCTTTATGCATACGTCACAATTGGTCTTATTGCAAAAGTTCGAAAAGCCTATGTGCGAGCTGGGGAAATCGCTGAAGAggtaattaattaacttaattttcataaaattattcaaCTGTTTTCTACTATCTTGTGTACGATCAAAGAAAATCTTGCTACCTATGTGGTTTGGATTATTTAGGGTTTTACCAATGTTCATTAAAGAATGCTAGATACCATGTTTTTGAACTACTAAGTGAAATTCATGCTATTTACAATGTTTTTTAACTACTAAGTGGAAATTCATGCAGAACATTAGATTGGCAGGAATTAGGTCACTATATTAAGAGTGAAAGCTGTCGTATTTGCATGAATTTCAATCATAGCAACAGTAGTGTGGCTAGTTCTTTAAGACATGGCTCAATGTTGTACTCTTTGTGAGTTTCAGGTGATAGGTAATGTTAGAACGGTTCAAGCATTTGCTGGAGAAGAAAGAGCAGTAAAGTCGTATAAAGCTGCTCTCATGAAAACTTATGTAAACGGTAGAAAAGCAGGTTTGGCAAAGGGCCTGGGCCTGGGCTCAATGCATTGTGTCCTTTTTCTATCGTGGGCTTTGCTTGTTTGGTTTACTAGTATTGTTGTTCACAAGAATATTGCAAATGGAGGCGAGTCTTTCACTACCATGCTCAATGTTGTGATCTCTGGCCTGTAAGCCCTTTCTATCTTCTACATGACATCCTAGAAGAGTTCATAATAATTGTGTATCGTGGAATAAGATGTATCTTATTTTGGTTTCAATTTTCATGCAGAAATTTGCACATGCACACACATGTAGTGAAGTACATTTTTCTGATAAGGCTGATATAATGAAATTCAATGATAGTACATTTTGCTGTTATTCACTAGAGTGAATTACATATAGTTGAATAATAGTATAAAAACATGTTACAGTGAGCTTACACATTTATTCTAATCTTAATCATATTTTCTTCCTTctacaatatatttattaatgtcATTTCCTTGCCAATTGTTAATACAACCAGACTATAGTTGACATTGCATTATGGATTTTATCTAGTTTAAGGTTGTATTtcttgtgttaaattttttttcttcattaagGTAAGTGTGAAGGTCGTGTTTTGTTTCTCAGATCACTTGGGCAGGCAGCACCAGATATCACTGCATTCATTCGAGCAAAGGCAGCAGCTTATCCAATCTTTGAGATGATAGAGAGGGACACAGTGACCAAAAGTAGCTCAAAAACTGGTCGCAAGTTGGGCAAATTGGAGGGTGACATCCAGTTTGAGAATGTCTGTTTCAGTTACCCATCTCGTCCAGATGTAGTAATATTCAACAACCTGTGTCTTGACATTCCTTCAGGGAAAATTGTAGCCCTTGTGGGAGGAAGTGGTTCGGGAAAGAGCACTGTCATATCATTGATCGAACGCTTTTACGAACCACTTTCTGGACAGATACTGTTAGACAGAAATGATATCAGGGAACTTGATCTCAAATGGCTTAGGCAGCAAATTGGGCTGGTAAATCAAGAACCTGCCCTTTTTGCTACAAGCATCAAGGAGAATATACTTTATGGAAAAGATGATGCCACTCTCGAAGAACTAAAGCGTGCTGTGAAGCTTTCAGATGCTCAGTCTTTCATTAGCAATCTTCCTGATAGACTAGAAACTCAGGTAAGATATTTATGTGTATTTCAAGAGGTTTTCCATAACAAAGTAAATATGgtgaactttttcttttccttgagAGGTGATAGTGGTGACACTAAATcagttttttatcttttcaggTTGGTGAGAGAGGGATACAACTCTCAGGAGGGCAAAAACAAAGGATTGCAATATCTCGTGCAATCGTGAAAAATCCATCAATTCTTTTGTTGGATGAAGCAACGAGTGCTCTGGATGCTGAGTCTGAGAAGAGTGTACAGGAGGCTCTTGATCGTGTGATGGTTGGGAGAACAACAGTTGTAGTGGCACACAGACTTTCAACCATCAGGAATGCAGATTTGATTGCTGTTGTACAGGGAGGGAAGATTGTGGAAACCGGTAACCATGAAGAGCTCATGTCTAACCCAAGTAGTGTATATGCATCTCTTGTTCAACTCCAAGAGGCAACTTCTCTGCAACGCCTCCCTTCGGTTGGTCCTAGCATGGGACGCCAACCAAGGTACTTCATTCTCATTTTCATCGGGACACTTAAATGTAAAGCTttgataaaagttttaaaaatacacAAGTTAATTGAATGCTTCTGTATGTCTTTTACGTTTGCCTCTTGGATAACAATTCCATTAACGTGCTgtttatgattatatatttcttttggttGCAGCATAACCTACTCGAGAGAGTTATCCCGTACAACCACCAGCCTTGGTGGTAGTTTTCGATCAGATAAAGAATCTATTGGCCGGGTTTGTGCTGaagaaactgaaaattctgGCAAGAAAAAGCATGTTTCAGCAGCAAGACTGTATTCTATGGTCGGTCCTGACTGGTTTTATGGGGTTTTTGGGACCTTATGCGCATTTATTGCTGGAGCACAGATGCCACTTTTTGCACTTGGAATTTCTCATGCACTTGTATCATACTATATGGACTGGGACACAACATGTCGCGaagttaaaaaaattgctttTCTCTTCTGTGGAGCAGCAGTTATAACAATCACTGTCCATGCCATTGAACATCTGTCTTTTGGAATCATGGGAGAGCGACTTACCCTTCGTGTGAGGGAAATGATGTTTTCAGGTAATATTTATCAATTGATTATTACTTGCTCCCATCACTTGTACACTTTTCTTGCCATGAAATGTTTCCTTTCAAGCTTCTTACTTCAATCAATTCACACTGAATGTGAATGTATCAGCAAAAGTCCATTATTTTGTAGTTTGTGTTACACATTTTGAGGATTCGGTATGTTCATGAATCATGATCAGTGATACAATTAATCAATTCATTTtctgatgaattatattttaaaggtgCATTTGAGTTTTCAGTATTCAATATATTATTGCCGTTTTTACTTTTGATGTATATAAAAAATCTGAAAACTAAATACATAGCTATCGGAGCTTCTCAATTAACTTCCCTTGCTCATCTGGGTGCAGCTATCTTGAAGAACGAAATTGGATGGTTTGATGATACAAACAACACAAGTTCTATGCTGTCATCGCAGTTAGAGACTGATGCTACATTGTTAAGAACTATAGTCGTTGATCGTTCAACAATTCTGTTACAGAACATTGGTTTGGTTGTTGCTTCATTTATTATTGCCTTCATCTTGAACTGGAGAATAACACTTATTGTCGTAGCTACATATCCTTTTGTCATTAGTGGTCATATCAGTGAGGTGATTTTCCTTATTTAACATTTCAACATCATAGAACTAGCATATCTTTCTGCGTTTTAATATTTCCCCGGGATCATTTCAGAAACTTTTTATGAAAGGATATGGTGGCAACTTGAGCAAAGCATACCTAAAAGCCAACATGCTTGCTGGGGAGGCTGTGAGCAATATACGCACTGTGGCTGCATTTTGTTCTGAAGAAAAGGTCCTTGACCTTTATGCTAATGAGCTTCTTGATCCCTCTAAACGCTCATTTAAACGGGGCCAAATTGCTGGCATATTCTATGGCGTTTCCCAGTTCTTTATTTTCTCATCTTATGGTCTTGCCCTGTGGTAGATGTTTTAACTTTATTCTGTCTTAAGTAGGCTACTTGTAGGATTAATGTCTTACCAAATGCTGGTTACATTTGTGCTTAGAGTGTAAACCTTTTGCAGGTATGGATCTACTTTGATGGAAAAGGAGCTTGCAAGCTTTAAATCAATTATGAAGTCATTTATGGTTTTGATAGTAACAGCTCTGGCTATGGGGGAGACTTTGGCCCTTGCACCAGACCTTTTGAAAGGGAACCAAATGGTTGCATCAGTTTTCGAAGTGATGGATAGAAAGTCAGGAATAACAGGAGATGTTGGAGAAGAATTGAAAACAGTTGAGGGAACAATTGAGCTCAAAAGAATCAATTTCAGCTACCCTTCAAGGCCAGATGTGATTATTTTCAAGGATTTCAACCTAAGAGTTCCCGCAGGCAAGAGTGTTGCTCTAGTGGGGCAAAGTGGTTCTGGTAAAAGCTCTGTGATTTCCCTTATCCTCAGATTTTATGATCCAGTATCCGGAAGGGTGTTAGTTGATGGTAAGTTTTTCGTAGAACTTTATCCAATTAAATGCAAAGGATTTGTCATTGACCCATTTGCATGCATAAGCTATTTGCCTGTAACATTCTTTTAACAAGAATAAATGAAACTTACAGGCAAAGACATCACAAAACTTAATCTGAAATCTCTTAGGAGACACATTGGTCTTGTGCAACAAGAGCCAGCTCTTTTTGCCACATCAATTTATGAAAACATACTCTATGGAAAAGAAGGTGCCTCTGATTCAGAAGTGATTGAAGCAGCTAAGCTTGCCAATGCTCATAACTTCATCAGTGGTCTTCCTGAGGGCTACTCCACCAAAGTAGGAGAACGAGGAGTGCAACTATCTGGTGGGCAAAGACAAAGGGTAGCCATTGCAAGAGCAGTTCTAAAGAACCCTGAAATCTTGCTTCTTGATGAAGCCACTAGTGCACTTGATGTGGAGTCAGAGCGTGTGGTGCAGCAAGCATTGGACAGATTAATGCAGAACAGAACAACAGTTATGGTGGCACATAGGCTATCCACCATAAGAAATGCTGACCAAATCTCAGTTTTACAGGATGGAAAGATAATTGAGCAAGGGACTCATTCAAGTCtcatagaaaataaaaatggagcATACTTTAAACTAGTCAACCTTCAACAACAACAGCATCATCAATTATAGCATAATGGAAGAAGaacataacaaaaaaacatgGATTTTTTATActgtaattttgtattttttttttagtttttcccCCACATTTATAGAGAATGATGTGGATTGGGAAGCTGATGTCGGATCCAAATAATTTCATACAATATATGTGTATGTAAGTGCCATAAAATGTAAAATGGCTTCATGTATTTAGTTCTTCATTCTGATTTATTATCACCTCTGGTGATAGCATGCTTataacataaaacaaagaaaagattGCACATTGCTTATAGCATGCTTATCACCTAACAAAAAAACAGTGTTAACATTGCTTATTCACTTTCACTGTTCAAAacattatcaaaataataaatataaatatcataaataaatgaaacaatTAGTGAAACTACATCATCTTGTGCTGTAGAACTGCTGTTACTGGATTTTCACGCGAACTATGTAATATATTGTGTCAGGATGTCAGAAATATCAATTCAAGGATCGATAAATTCTCTAGTCTGTTGAGTTGACATTTTtctgtaaatttttttgtaatctACGTGTTTCaatatataatagatatatttaatgaatatattcttttttagttcctaaattaaaaaaaggcaTATTGCCATGACAAAAGTATCTGCTAATCAGTTTTTCTATTGTTTATCAAAGTATGACAATATcgtaattctttttatatataggAAAAGCCAAATGTCAAGCCAACTATGTTGACCAGAAAAGTGTGTATATATACACTTCTTTATAATATGATGTTTCAAAATGTTAATTACATTAGCAATATATCAAAACTCAATCTGTTTTGCTTAGACATCACATAAATAGTCTAGTATGAAATCTAtactaaaattttcaactttttttttcaatgtataATTAGTAAAAGAAGTTCATTTTCATCTTGTTGCAATTGAGTATATTCACAAGAAATTATCTAATGACTCATTTTGATATgcaacaaataattataaattttaaaaaattagaataactTACTTTTcacatataaataattatattaattatatttttttcacatgcAAAAACATATAAGATGATTacaaattaacaattaaaaaaaaatccattcttgcttttttatatataatatggaaACTTGATTTTTAGAATTTTCATGGTGGTTTCTTTGTTTTGCTAATCAAGTGATCTAGTTATGTGTCACAGCCATTAAAAATCCACTCAGGATTCGCTTTAGTGGATTTCACGTGTCAAGAGGGGGGCTCGACACTCAGCTGGTGGAAGACAGGTGTTagcagatgagcggacgctcgttttgacgtTGGAAGGAAAACTTTGATTTTCAGAAATCCACGCCACTcactgcatgcacccttcttcctcAGATTCTGAAtaatctcattttctcctccttctcactacatctccttcatcttctctctaagaaattctCACCTTTGCTTCCTCCAATCACCATTCAGGCACCGTTTCTACTTCTCCGGTgtcaagagcttcagtttgaaccgatcggttttggGTTCTGATCTGGTTAGTTCTTCTTTTCACTTAGCCGTGCGTTTTCTtggacatgcaaaccaagttatGGTTTCCTGTGTTAATAACTCTTCTGAAACAAGAGGTTCTGATAGTATATTGGTTTTACTTGGTTTTAGTTtggaaattgttgagcgttgagggtagaaggattCTTAGAGGTGAATCAGTGGTCCTATTTGTGAACGTTCGCTCACAtcaaaggtaagggaagcttatttaatttaatttgtatgttgctATGTTctgattgtatgaagtatgaaaatttaatatgatatggatgtatgaGATTTTGAAGATAAATAATTCCTAAGTATGAAATTTCCCTAAGTTGATATGTGTTCGTTACTgaatggtctttgaccgttcggtttttatAAGGGACTCGTTTAGAacggaattctttcatttggaaagaatttatgttgaggacgagcgtcttcgtctAGTACAATTTGTATATAGGCGTTCCACCAAGGATATCCTTTCCttggtattttattataaatttaagtatatctGTGTAGTAGTATGttcgttcgttcttgaacatTAGTAAAATGATATTCTATATTCACCAAGCGATCGTACTATTCTGTgctaggtctttcaccaagcgctcgtactatttAGTGCTGGGTCTTACACTAAGCGCTCATTCTCTTTTCTATAATCTaccttgatgaaaatagcgttcatCCAAACTTAATGGTGTTCACCATCTACTGTGCTCGGTCTTTGAATGACATTCGGTTTTCttgaggataaatttataagtaagctaagtatttataagcgTTCAATTTCTTCATATGAGTCTTCTAAGTACTATTATTTGAATGTCTTGTAGTGTCTGTCTCCATTAGCTTCGGCCTAAAGTCTTAGTACTCAGTCTAGGCTTTAAGCTGTTCAGTTAAAACGCTCATGGGTCAATTCATCAAATTGATTCACCttgtaaataacgttcgatCCTTTTaaatcttgagaaatattattgaaCTCGATCTCTTTCAAATCCTGATGGTAATTCTCTCTCGGTTTTGATCTATTCTGGAACTGGAAACCTCTCGGTCTCAGTCCAAGTGTTCGGTTTTGTATCTTAAGTGATCTTAGTTAAAATTGAAGTTAGAAAATggaagatgatggaatatgatgtatatgaaatgtatttgatttttgacgagtattccggggaggaatatctcatgaatggatattggaatttggtaaggtttaatccttttctacatccctatttatgtacgaatgtctcaattgggtcctcgttttttaatgtgtatcaaaatggtccctaattttggaaattgatatcaattgagtccttcccgttaagttggctggacggcgttaaaaaaattgatgagtgggat harbors:
- the LOC108335702 gene encoding ABC transporter B family member 2 isoform X1 — encoded protein: MSDRGTFSGDSAVDAKSKKEHKVSLLKLFSFADFYDCVLMAFGSVGACIHGASVPVFFIFFGKLINVIGLAYLFPKEASHKVAKYSMDFVYLSVAILFSSWIEVACWMHTGERQAAKMRMAYLKSMLNQDISLFDTEASTGEVISAITSDIIIVQDALSEKVGNFMHYISRFLAGFIIGFVRVWQISLVTLSIVPLIALAGGLYAYVTIGLIAKVRKAYVRAGEIAEEVIGNVRTVQAFAGEERAVKSYKAALMKTYVNGRKAGLAKGLGLGSMHCVLFLSWALLVWFTSIVVHKNIANGGESFTTMLNVVISGLSLGQAAPDITAFIRAKAAAYPIFEMIERDTVTKSSSKTGRKLGKLEGDIQFENVCFSYPSRPDVVIFNNLCLDIPSGKIVALVGGSGSGKSTVISLIERFYEPLSGQILLDRNDIRELDLKWLRQQIGLVNQEPALFATSIKENILYGKDDATLEELKRAVKLSDAQSFISNLPDRLETQVGERGIQLSGGQKQRIAISRAIVKNPSILLLDEATSALDAESEKSVQEALDRVMVGRTTVVVAHRLSTIRNADLIAVVQGGKIVETGNHEELMSNPSSVYASLVQLQEATSLQRLPSVGPSMGRQPSITYSRELSRTTTSLGGSFRSDKESIGRVCAEETENSGKKKHVSAARLYSMVGPDWFYGVFGTLCAFIAGAQMPLFALGISHALVSYYMDWDTTCREVKKIAFLFCGAAVITITVHAIEHLSFGIMGERLTLRVREMMFSAILKNEIGWFDDTNNTSSMLSSQLETDATLLRTIVVDRSTILLQNIGLVVASFIIAFILNWRITLIVVATYPFVISGHISEKLFMKGYGGNLSKAYLKANMLAGEAVSNIRTVAAFCSEEKVLDLYANELLDPSKRSFKRGQIAGIFYGVSQFFIFSSYGLALWYGSTLMEKELASFKSIMKSFMVLIVTALAMGETLALAPDLLKGNQMVASVFEVMDRKSGITGDVGEELKTVEGTIELKRINFSYPSRPDVIIFKDFNLRVPAGKSVALVGQSGSGKSSVISLILRFYDPVSGRVLVDGKDITKLNLKSLRRHIGLVQQEPALFATSIYENILYGKEGASDSEVIEAAKLANAHNFISGLPEGYSTKVGERGVQLSGGQRQRVAIARAVLKNPEILLLDEATSALDVESERVVQQALDRLMQNRTTVMVAHRLSTIRNADQISVLQDGKIIEQGTHSSLIENKNGAYFKLVNLQQQQHHQL